From Daucus carota subsp. sativus chromosome 6, DH1 v3.0, whole genome shotgun sequence, the proteins below share one genomic window:
- the LOC108224708 gene encoding ABC transporter G family member 32-like — protein MWSTSTTRFGKIDENGATDDEEALQLAAVLQRSPTNVQARTSVFRNFQGKVSLLDVGKLGDQEQKMVLDKLIATVTDDQEMFFKRIRNRFDVVALEFPKVEVRFQDLKVEASVHVGSRALPTVPNFIFNMTEALLGKLGIFPGKRKKYSILNNISGIVKPSRLTLLLGPPSSGKTTLLLALAGRLVPGLKMSGEINYNGHKLNEFVAQRTSAYVSQRDWHIAEMTVRETLELSGKCQGFGFKQDMLMELLRREKDLGIEPDDNLDIFVKSVALGDQRTSLVVEYIMKMLGLDMCADTLVGDEMRKGISGGQMKRLTTGEMLMGASRVLFMDEISTGLDSSTTHQIIKYLRHATQALDGTTVISLLQPDPETYELFDDIILLSEGQIVYQGPRETALDFFAFMGFHCPYRKNVADFLQEVISEKDQQQYWVLNRQYQYITVAKFVEAFQTYWLGNALSQELAVQFDKSYNHPAVLSTSNYGVKKAELLKISFSWQLLLLKRNSFVHIFKFFQLLLIIIIMVSVFFRTTMHHDTLDDGGVYLGAIYFSIVMILFNGFMEVPMLIAKLPILYKHRDLRFYPCWVYTIPSWILSIPFSLLESGMWVGVTYYAVGFDPQISRCLRQFLLYFSLHQMSIGLFRVMASLGRNLIVANTFGSFAMLIVMALGGFVLSRDSIPDWWLWGYWFSPLMYAQNAASVNEFLGHSWIKNAGNSTSESLGGMLLKARSLFPESYWYWIGVGALLGYALLFNILYTLFLAYLNPLGNQQVVICKKEAEVGDSKMEGESEVIELREYLQHSHSFAGKKVKDQRRMVLPFQPLSMSFRNISYYVDVPLELKQQGIVQDRLQLLVNVTGAFRPGLLTALVGVSGAGKTTLMDVLAGRKTGGYIEGSIYISGYPKKQETFARVSGYCEQNDVHSPCLTVHESLLFSAWLRLPSHVDSKTQKDFVEEVMELVELTPLGGALVGIPGVDGLSTEQRKRLTIAVELVANPSIVFMDEPTSGLDARAAAIVMRTVRNIVNTGRTIVCTIHQPSIDIFESFDELLLMKRGGQLIYAGPLGNNSHKLVQFFEAVEGVSPIRPGCNPAAWILEVTSSAEEIRLGLDFAEVYHRSELFQQNKRLVDRLCKPDRDSIDLNFPSKYSLSFFGQFVTCIWKQNLSYWRNPQYTAVRFFYTVIISLMFGTICWRFGSRRESQQDIFNAMGSMYAAVLFIGITNASSVQPVVYVERSVSYRERAAGMYSALPFAFAQIAIEFPYVYVQSVIYSIIFYSMASFEQNLLKFVWYIYFMYFTLLYFTFFGMMTISVTPNQNIAAIVAAPFYMMWNLFSGFMIARKRLPIYWSWYYWGNPVAWSLYGLLVSQYGDVDAQVKLAGGAQTMAIKQLLKEQFGYRHDLLGPAAIAVVSFCLLFALTFAFAIKTLNFQTR, from the exons ATGTGGTCTACTTCAACAACTAGGTTTGGTAAAATTGATGAAAATGGTGCTACTGATGATGAGGAGGCTCTGCAGTTGGCTGCTGTTTTACAGAGATCACCTACTAATGTTCAGGCAAGGACTTCAGTTTTTCGGAACTTTCAAGGAAAGGTTTCACTTTTGGATGTTGGTAAACTTGGAGATCAAGAACAGAAAATGGTGTTAGATAAGTTGATTGCCACTGTTACTGATGATCAAGAGATGTTCTTCAAAAGGATTAGGAATCGATTCGATGT AGTTGCACTGGAATTTCCCAAAGTAGAGGTTCGGTTTCAGGACCTCAAGGTAGAAGCCTCGGTCCATGTCGGGAGCAGGGCTTTGCCGACTGTTCCTAATTTTATCTTTAACATGACTGAG GCCTTGTTGGGAAAGCTCGGGATATTTCCTGGTAAAAGAAAGAAGTactcaattttaaacaacatcaGTGGTATTGTTAAGCCTTCCAG ATTGACATTACTTTTGGGTCCTCCAAGCTCCGGAAAGACGACCTTGCTTTTAGCTCTTGCTGGTCGACTTGTTCCTGGTTTGAAG ATGTCAGGCGAAATCAATTATAATGGGCATAAACTAAATGAGTTTGTGGCCCAAAGGACTTCTGCGTATGTTAGTCAACGGGACTGGCACATTGCAGAGATGACAGTGAGGGAGACTCTTGAACTTTCAGGGAAGTGTCAAGGATTTGGATTCAAGCAAG ATATGCTAATGGAACTTTTGAGAAGAGAGAAGGATCTGGGAATTGAACCTGATGATAATCTTGATATTTTTGTTAAG TCAGTAGCACTGGGAGACCAGAGAACAAGTCTTGTTGTTGAATACATCATGAAG ATGCTAGGATTAGATATGTGTGCTGATACATTGGTGGGTGATGAGATGCGGAAAGGAATATCTGGGGGACAAATGAAGCGACTCACAACAG GAGAAATGCTAATGGGTGCATCCAGAGTTCTCTTTATGGATGAAATTTCAACTGGACTAGATAGCTCAACCACACATCAAATTATAAAGTATCTCAGGCATGCAACTCAAGCTCTAGATGGGACCACAGTCATCTCTCTGTTGCAACCAGATCCTGAAACTTATGAGTTATTTGATGATATCATCCTTTTAAGTGAAGGACAAATTGTATATCAAGGTCCCCGAGAAACTGCACTTGATTTCTTTGCATTTATGGGCTTCCATTGCCCATACAGGAAAAACGTGGCAGATTTTTTGCAGGAA GTGATATCAGAAAAGGATCAACAACAATATTGGGTCCTTAACAGGCAATACCAGTACATAACTGTAGCAAAATTTGTTGAAGCATTTCAAACATATTGGCTTGGAAATGCTCTGTCGCAAGAACTTGCTGTACAATTTGATAAGTCCTATAATCATCCGGCAGTCCTGTCTACTAGTAACTATGGTGTAAAGAAGGCAGAGCTTCTAAAGATCAGTTTTTCCTGGCAGCTGCTACTACTGAAACGGAACTCATTTGTtcacattttcaaatttttccaG CTTCTACTGATCATTATTATCATGGTAAGTGTATTTTTTCGGACAACTATGCACCATGATACACTGGATGACGGAGGTGTTTATCTTGGTGCTATTTACTTCTCCATAGTAATGATTCTCTTCAACGGATTCATGGAGGTCCCTATGTTGATAGCTAAGCTTCCTATCTTGTACAAACACAGAGACTTACGCTTCTATCCATGTTGGGTGTACACAATTCCTTCTTGGATTTTAAGTATTCCATTTTCTTTGTTAGAGTCTGGCATGTGGGTAGGAGTTACATACTACGCGGTTGGGTTTGATCCTCAAATAAGCAG ATGCCTACGCCAGTTTTTGTTGTATTTCTCTTTGCACCAGATGTCCATTGGTCTTTTCCGTGTGATGGCATCTTTAGGGAGGAATCTGATAGTTGCTAACACGTTTGGATCGTTTGCAATGCTGATTGTTATGGCTCTAGGAGGATTTGTGCTTTCAAGAg ATAGTATCCCAGATTGGTGGCTCTGGGGTTACTGGTTTTCTCCTCTGATGTATGCACAAAACGCCGCTTctgttaatgaatttcttggaCATTCTTGGATTAAG AATGCTGGGAACAGCACAAGTGAATCTCTGGGAGGGATGCTACTGAAAGCACGCAGTTTGTTTCCAGAGAGTTATTGGTACTGGATTGGAGTCGGTGCTTTGCTGGGCTATGCTCTCTTGTTCAACATCCTCTACACCTTGTTTTTGGCCTACCTTAACC CACTCGGAAATCAGCAAGTGGTTATATGTAAGAAAGAGGCTGAAGTAGGAGACAGTAAAATGGAGGGTGAATCTGAAGTTATTGAATTACGCGAATATCTGCAACATTCACACTCCTTTGCTG GTAAAAAAGTTAAAGACCAAAGAAGAATGGTACTTCCATTTCAACCGCTTTCCATGTCTTTCAGAAACATAAGCTATTATGTGGACGTCCCTCTG GAACTAAAGCAACAAGGAATCGTACAAGACAGGTTGCAGCTGTTGGTGAATGTTACAGGAGCATTTAGGCCTGGCTTGCTTACTGCATTAGTTGGGGTCAGCGGTGCTGGTAAAACGACTTTGATGGACGTATTGGCTGGTAGAAAAACGGGGGGATATATTGAAGGGAGCATATATATTTCTGGGTATCCTAAAAAACAAGAAACATTTGCCAGAGTTTCTGGATATTGTGAGCAAAATGATGTTCACTCCCCATGTTTGACTGTGCATGAGTCACTTCTTTTTTCTGCTTGGCTTCGGTTGCCTTCTCATGTCGACTCAAAAACTCAAAAG GATTTTGTGGAAGAGGTCATGGAACTAGTTGAACTTACTCCCTTGGGTGGAGCTTTGGTGGGTATTCCTGGGGTGGATGGGTTGTCAACAGAGCAACGAAAGAGACTGACTATTGCAGTTGAACTTGTTGCTAATCCATCAATTGTATTCATGGATGAGCCTACTTCAGGATTGGATGCCAGGGCAGCTGCAATTGTGATGAGAACTGTGAGAAACATTGTGAACACTGGACGAACAATTGTCTGCACTATTCACCAGCCCAGCATTGACATTTTTGAATCTTTTGATGAG CTCCTACTGATGAAGCGTGGTGGACAGCTCATATATGCTGGTCCTCTTGGAAACAATTCTCACAAGCTTGTTCAGTTCTTTGAG GCAGTTGAAGGAGTTTCTCCCATAAGGCCTGGTTGTAACCCTGCTGCTTGGATTCTGGAGGTCACTTCTTCAGCTGAAGAAATACGCCTTGGCTTGGACTTTGCAGAAGTTTATCACAGATCAGAGTTATTCCA GCAAAACAAAAGACTGGTTGACCGTTTATGCAAGCCGGATAGAGATTCAATTGACCTGAACTTCCCCTCAAAATATTCACTATCATTCTTTGGCCAGTTTGTCACTTGTATCTGGAAACAAAATCTGTCATACTGGAGAAATCCGCAATACACTGCTGTCCGTTTCTTCTACACAGTCATCATATCACTCATGTTTGGGACAATATGCTGGAGATTCGGCTCCAGAAG GGAATCACAACAGGATATATTCAATGCAATGGGGTCAATGTATGCTGCAGTGCTTTTTATCGGAATCACAAATGCTTCCTCTGTTCAACCTGTAGTCTATGTTGAAAGGTCTGTCTCATATAGAGAAAGAGCAGCTGGAATGTATTCTGCACTACCATTTGCATTTGCTCAG ATTGCAATAGAGTTCCCCTATGTCTATGTTCAGTCAGTTATTTACAGCATCATCTTCTACTCTATGGCGTCTTTCGAGCAGAACCTTCTGAAGTTTGTTTGGTACATTTACTTCATGTACTTCACCTTACTATACTTCACTTTCTTTGGGATGATGACCATTTCTGTCACGCCAAACCAAAACATTGCTGCCATAGTTGCTGCACCTTTCTATATGATGTGGAATCTTTTCAGTGGATTCATGATTGCTCGCAAG AGACTTCCAATATACTGGAGTTGGTACTACTGGGGAAATCCGGTAGCTTGGAGTTTGTACGGCCTATTAGTATCCCAATACGGAGACGTGGATGCACAGGTAAAGCTAGCAGGTGGTGCTCAAACAATGGCTATAAAGCAGTTGCTGAAAGAACAGTTTGGATACAGGCATGATCTTTTAGGTCCTGCTGCCATTGCCGTGGTCAGCTTCTGTTTGCTCTTCGCTCTGACATTTGCTTTCGCCATCAAAACCTTAAACTTTCAGACAAGATGA
- the LOC108225697 gene encoding leucine-rich repeat extensin-like protein 4: MKGKTQHCHNLPPLNFYFRYSLFLILVVVNVSATRLSNHDNVGAEYIPHRRLLHSTEHYPLIIDPTLEFENPRIKNAYIALQAWKNVILSDPFNTTANWVGASVCNYTGVFCQPALDDPKENTVAGVDLNHADIAGHLPGELGFLYDIALFHVNSNRFCGNIPQTFLNMYLLFEIDLSNNHFAGKFPSVLLKLPQLNYLDVRYNEFEGELPDELFEKKLDAVFVNNNRFASELPKNIGSSTVSVLVLANNNFHGCFPASLTNMSATLQELILQNNNLQSCLPMDIGNLKNLTVFDVSHNKIEGALPDSITNMVNLEELNVAHNVFSGSIPKSICALPHLVSFTYEYNYLTGDPPQCLNLHEDRKNCLRNRPNQRTTSQCSLVLSRPTNCSKFGCAPPHAPYLPPPPKPSPPPPSPPPCPCSHDTPSPPPPPKELSPPPLPSPPQKSPTPVPSSPPPPKSSPPPPQQKSSPPPPPPHADIHLPAPAPSKGKQPPPPLPCSHPHPPPPPTPPKPPPCSQQQPPPPDTSALAASTSHLTESFRPPPSI; this comes from the coding sequence ATGAAGGGAAAGACTCAGCACTGTCATAATCTTCCACCCTTGAATTTCTATTTCAGATATAGTTTGTTTCTCATTTTAGTCGTCGTAAATGTCTCAGCAACCAGGTTAAGTAACCATGACAACGTTGGAGCTGAGTACATTCCCCACAGACGACTATTGCACAGCACTGAACATTATCCTTTAATCATTGATCCTACTCTTGAGTTTGAAAATCCAAGAATTAAAAATGCCTACATTGCCTTGCAAGCTTGGAAGAATGTCATTCTTTCGGATCCGTTTAACACAACTGCCAACTGGGTCGGGGCTTCTGTGTGCAACTACACCGGTGTCTTCTGTCAGCCCGCATTGGATGATCCCAAAGAAAACACTGTAGCTGGCGTCGATCTCAACCATGCAGACATAGCAGGTCACCTCCCTGGTGAACTTGGCTTTTTATATGACATTGCCTTGTTTCATGTCAACTCGAATCGATTTTGTGGTAACATTCCTCAAACATTTCTGAACATGTACTTGTTGTTTGAGATAGATCTAAGCAACAATCATTTTGCTGGCAAGTTCCCCTCTGTTCTACTCAAACTCCCACAGCTCAACTACTTGGATGTCCGATACAATGAATTTGAAGGTGAGCTCCCGGATGAGCTATTCGAGAAGAAACTTGATGCTGTGTTTGTGAACAACAATCGGTTTGCCTCAGAATTACCAAAAAACATTGGCAGCTCAACAGTGTCTGTCCTTGTTCTAGCCAATAACAACTTCCATGGATGCTTTCCTGCCAGTTTGACTAACATGTCAGCTACTCTGCAGGAGCTTATACTCCAAAACAACAATCTACAATCATGTTTGCCAATGGATATCGGAAACCTGAAAAATTTGACAGTGTTTGATGTGAGTCATAACAAGATAGAGGGTGCACTCCCTGATAGTATCACTAATATGGTGAACTTGGAGGAACTCAATGTGGCTCATAATGTGTTTTCAGGGAGTATCCCGAAATCGATTTGTGCACTTCCTCACTTGGTGAGTTTCACATATGAGTACAATTACTTGACAGGAGATCCCCCACAATGTCTGAATCTGCACGAAGATAGGAAGAATTGTTTGCGCAATAGGCCAAACCAGAGGACTACATCACAATGTAGTTTAGTTTTGTCCAGGCCTACAAATTGCAGCAAATTTGGATGTGCTCCACCACATGCTCCTTACCTTCCTCCACCACCAAAACCATCTCCgcctccaccttcacctccccCATGCCCATGTAGCCATGACACTCCCTCACCGCCCCCACCACCTAAAGAATTATCTCCCCCACCTCTGCCTTCACCTCCACAAAAATCTCCTACTCCAGTCCCTTCTTCACCCCCACCCCCCAAGTCATCACCTCCACCTCCGCAACAAAAGTcatcacctccacctccaccgcCACATGCTGATATCCACCTACCTGCACCGGCCCCATCAAAGGGCAAGCAACCACCACCTCCCTTACCATGTTCTCACCCACATCCGCCTCCACCTCCAACGCCTCCAAAGCCTCCACCATGCTCACAGCAACAGCCACCACCACCAGATACCTCAGCTTTAGCTGCCTCAACTTCACATCTTACAGAATCTTTTCGGCCTCCACCATCCATATAA